From Rubrivirga sp. SAORIC476, a single genomic window includes:
- a CDS encoding septal ring lytic transglycosylase RlpA family protein — translation MTRPLLILALAALSLPALAQSGPIAPGGRRAESRRAAQSGVASYYAASLHGNRTANGERYNHSALTVAHRSLPFGTLLRVTSVHNGRRVLVRVNDRGPFIRGRQLDLSGGAADRLRMRQRGTHRVRYEIVNPATLPSRQAPPRRKVRHV, via the coding sequence GTGACGCGACCGCTTTTGATTCTGGCCCTCGCGGCCCTCTCGCTCCCCGCCCTTGCCCAGTCGGGCCCCATCGCTCCGGGCGGCCGCCGCGCCGAGAGCCGCCGGGCCGCCCAGTCGGGCGTGGCGAGCTACTACGCTGCCTCCCTGCACGGCAACCGGACCGCCAACGGCGAGCGCTACAACCACAGCGCGCTGACCGTGGCCCACCGCTCGCTCCCGTTCGGGACGCTCCTCCGGGTGACCTCCGTCCACAACGGCCGCCGCGTGCTGGTGCGCGTCAACGACCGCGGGCCGTTCATCCGGGGCCGCCAGCTGGACCTCTCGGGCGGCGCGGCGGACCGCCTGCGGATGCGTCAGCGCGGCACCCACCGCGTGCGCTACGAGATCGTGAATCCGGCGACGTTGCCGAGCCGCCAGGCGCCGCCGCGGCGCAAGGTCCGCCACGTGTAA
- the plsY gene encoding glycerol-3-phosphate 1-O-acyltransferase PlsY, protein MASLVLIVVLSYLLGAIPFSLVVGRMMGVDLRQHGSGNAGATNALRVLGKGPGLLVFALDFGKGLAAVALISQLRVGDESLVGLLGSRPELAQAWAATLAGTAAMVGHVVTLWGRLFFGSWKGGKGVATGAGMLTGLAPIAVGLALLVFIATLAATRYVSLGSILAAISLPLSLVVLQVAFGASAPPPVWIFATVVPAFIVWTHRANVKRLMNGTETRIGAKAT, encoded by the coding sequence GTGGCCTCGCTCGTCCTCATCGTCGTCCTCAGCTACCTCCTCGGGGCCATCCCCTTCAGCCTCGTCGTCGGGCGGATGATGGGTGTGGACCTTCGCCAGCACGGCAGCGGCAACGCCGGGGCGACGAACGCGCTCCGCGTGCTCGGCAAGGGCCCCGGCCTGCTCGTGTTCGCGCTCGACTTCGGCAAGGGCCTCGCGGCGGTCGCCCTGATCTCGCAACTGCGTGTGGGCGACGAGTCGCTGGTCGGGCTGCTCGGCTCGCGGCCCGAGCTCGCCCAGGCGTGGGCGGCGACGCTGGCGGGCACCGCGGCGATGGTGGGCCACGTCGTGACGCTGTGGGGCCGCCTCTTCTTCGGCTCGTGGAAGGGCGGCAAGGGCGTCGCGACGGGCGCTGGGATGCTGACCGGCCTCGCGCCGATCGCCGTCGGGCTGGCGCTCCTGGTGTTCATCGCCACGCTGGCGGCGACGCGCTACGTCTCGCTGGGCTCGATCCTGGCGGCGATCTCGCTGCCGCTGTCGCTGGTCGTGTTGCAGGTCGCCTTCGGCGCGTCCGCTCCGCCGCCGGTCTGGATCTTCGCGACCGTCGTCCCAGCCTTCATCGTGTGGACGCACCGCGCCAACGTCAAGCGCCTGATGAACGGCACCGAGACGCGGATCGGGGCGAAGGCGACCTGA
- a CDS encoding autotransporter domain-containing protein → MRFVLSALLLVLALPATAQSQFSEEEGAFLTFEEFTLQRAGSDGWNGGGEVGVGWRFGNGADVALTGSYSALGLGSDQRDGSSWSLGLASGYTLRPAPRTVARVQGLVAYRSQGATFQETQQQPFVDYDGAAVGLDLSATVGYDVPVAGSFSVRPTVGVFGQANQLLSIESSGVQGSLREAGDWRTNLGLQVEAPVTFRLFGTDAAIVPAYRSSRVGNWPVSGGTLGFRINF, encoded by the coding sequence ATGCGGTTCGTCCTCTCCGCCCTCCTCCTCGTCCTCGCCCTCCCTGCCACTGCGCAGTCTCAGTTCTCCGAGGAGGAAGGCGCCTTCCTCACCTTCGAGGAGTTCACCCTCCAACGAGCCGGGAGCGACGGATGGAACGGAGGCGGAGAGGTCGGGGTCGGCTGGCGGTTCGGCAACGGCGCGGATGTGGCGCTGACCGGCAGCTACAGCGCGCTCGGCCTGGGCAGCGACCAGCGTGATGGCAGTTCCTGGTCGCTCGGCCTCGCGAGCGGCTACACGTTGCGCCCAGCGCCGCGAACGGTCGCCCGCGTGCAGGGCCTGGTCGCCTACAGGAGCCAGGGCGCCACCTTCCAGGAAACGCAGCAGCAGCCGTTCGTCGACTACGACGGGGCAGCGGTCGGCCTCGACCTCTCCGCGACGGTCGGCTACGATGTGCCCGTGGCCGGGTCGTTCAGCGTCCGCCCGACGGTGGGCGTCTTCGGACAGGCCAACCAACTCCTGAGCATCGAGAGTTCGGGCGTCCAGGGGTCTCTCCGTGAGGCTGGAGACTGGCGCACCAACCTGGGGCTCCAGGTCGAGGCGCCGGTCACGTTCCGTCTGTTCGGCACCGACGCCGCGATCGTCCCCGCGTACCGCTCCTCGAGGGTCGGCAACTGGCCGGTCTCGGGAGGCACGCTCGGCTTCCGCATCAACTTCTGA
- a CDS encoding arylesterase, with translation MRAVLFSVVLLLAGCQEVQPDPGPDPTEAAPPSATATPESATTPDVPLADADSSAVTILFFGDSLTAGYGLSDPKLAYPALVGAELEEAGVPVRVVNAGISGDTSAGGLGRIAWTLRQSPPDVFVLALGANDGLRGTDPAATQDNLSAILDAVEEAAPDARLVVAGMEALPNMGGDYVSRFRAVFPAVAEAHDAAFIPFLLEGVAGVERLNQGDGVHPTAEGQRRLAATVAEVVVPMAKRAAG, from the coding sequence ATGCGCGCCGTTCTCTTCTCCGTCGTTCTCCTCCTCGCCGGCTGCCAGGAGGTCCAGCCCGACCCCGGCCCCGATCCCACCGAGGCGGCTCCGCCCAGCGCGACGGCCACGCCCGAGTCCGCCACCACGCCCGACGTGCCCCTCGCCGACGCGGACTCCTCCGCGGTCACCATCCTCTTCTTCGGAGACAGCCTGACGGCGGGCTACGGCCTGAGCGACCCCAAGCTGGCGTACCCGGCGCTGGTCGGCGCCGAGCTCGAGGAGGCCGGCGTACCGGTGCGCGTCGTCAACGCAGGCATCTCGGGCGACACCTCGGCGGGTGGGCTGGGGCGCATCGCGTGGACCCTCCGACAGTCCCCGCCCGACGTGTTCGTGCTCGCTCTCGGCGCCAACGACGGCCTCCGCGGCACCGACCCGGCGGCGACGCAGGACAACCTGTCGGCGATCCTCGACGCGGTCGAGGAGGCCGCGCCCGACGCGCGGCTCGTGGTCGCAGGCATGGAGGCCCTCCCCAACATGGGAGGCGACTATGTGTCGCGCTTCCGCGCCGTCTTCCCCGCCGTCGCCGAGGCCCACGACGCGGCCTTCATCCCGTTCCTGCTGGAGGGCGTCGCGGGCGTCGAGCGCCTCAACCAGGGAGACGGCGTCCACCCGACGGCGGAGGGCCAGCGCAGGCTGGCCGCGACCGTCGCCGAGGTGGTCGTGCCGATGGCGAAGCGGGCGGCGGGCTGA
- a CDS encoding ABC transporter ATP-binding protein produces MDGPVLSARDLSKTFTNAGRSLTVLDGVSFDVPAGSTCAIVGPSGSGKTTLLGLCAGLDRPTRGTVRLAGVDLGPLDEDERAALRAASVGFVFQSFRLLPTLTAAENVAIPLELRGESGARATALELLERVGLADRSGHYPAQLSGGEQQRVALARAFAGRPRLLFADEPTGNLDAETGARVEALLFDLNREAGTALVVVTHDPELAARCERTISFRAGQVVEDTGTPVIAG; encoded by the coding sequence GTGGACGGCCCCGTTCTCTCCGCCCGCGACCTCTCCAAGACGTTCACCAACGCCGGCCGCTCGCTGACCGTCCTCGACGGCGTCTCGTTCGACGTGCCCGCCGGCTCCACGTGCGCCATCGTCGGCCCGTCGGGCAGCGGCAAGACGACGCTGCTCGGCCTGTGCGCCGGGCTCGACCGGCCGACGCGCGGCACGGTCCGCCTCGCAGGCGTCGACCTCGGCCCGCTCGACGAGGACGAGCGGGCGGCCCTGCGCGCGGCGTCGGTCGGGTTTGTGTTCCAGAGCTTCCGCCTCCTGCCCACGCTGACGGCGGCCGAGAACGTCGCCATCCCCCTCGAACTGCGCGGAGAGAGCGGCGCGCGGGCGACGGCGCTGGAGTTGCTGGAGCGGGTCGGGCTGGCGGACCGATCGGGACACTACCCGGCCCAGCTCTCCGGTGGCGAGCAGCAGCGCGTCGCGCTGGCCCGTGCCTTCGCGGGCCGCCCCCGCCTCCTCTTCGCCGACGAGCCGACGGGCAATCTGGATGCCGAGACGGGCGCCCGCGTCGAGGCGCTCCTGTTCGACCTCAACCGCGAGGCGGGCACGGCGCTCGTGGTGGTGACGCACGACCCCGAACTGGCCGCGCGCTGCGAGCGGACGATCTCGTTCCGCGCCGGGCAGGTCGTGGAGGACACCGGGACGCCCGTCATCGCCGGTTAG
- a CDS encoding histidine triad nucleotide-binding protein produces the protein MADGSEKTLFQKIADGDLPADLVYEDDRAVAFRDIAPQAPTHVLVVPRKPIPRADAIEEADEALVGHLFTVARRVAEAEGLTDYRLVVNNGEGAGQTVFHLHVHLLGGRGLQWPPG, from the coding sequence ATGGCCGACGGCTCAGAGAAAACGCTCTTCCAGAAGATCGCCGACGGCGACCTCCCCGCCGACCTCGTCTACGAGGACGACCGCGCGGTCGCCTTCCGCGACATCGCGCCCCAGGCGCCGACGCACGTCCTCGTCGTCCCGCGCAAGCCGATCCCCCGCGCCGACGCCATCGAGGAGGCCGACGAGGCGCTCGTCGGGCACCTCTTCACGGTCGCCCGACGGGTCGCCGAGGCGGAGGGCCTGACGGATTACCGGCTGGTCGTCAACAACGGCGAGGGCGCGGGGCAGACGGTCTTCCACCTCCACGTCCACCTCCTCGGCGGGCGCGGCCTGCAGTGGCCTCCGGGATAG
- a CDS encoding ABC transporter ATP-binding protein produces the protein MIQVQDVRVAIDGVEILHGVSFEIAAGSVAGYVGPNGAGKTTTMRLLTGALPPDAGRVTVGGVDVVADPVEAKRRFGYVPEHGHVYESFTPNEYLTFIGRMHRLPEDTIRTRAGAHLAFWELTDAADRSMTGFSKGMKQKVLLSAALLHDPPVLLLDEPLGGLDAHAVLQTRALLRTLAARGRTIFYSSHLLDAVEKVADLVVVIRDGTILQTGSPEEITASGGGGSLEDAFGKLTAAADAYDESEKLVAAAFG, from the coding sequence ATGATTCAAGTCCAGGACGTCCGCGTCGCCATCGACGGCGTCGAGATCCTCCACGGCGTCTCGTTCGAGATCGCGGCGGGGTCGGTGGCGGGGTACGTCGGCCCGAACGGAGCGGGCAAGACGACGACCATGCGCCTGCTCACCGGGGCCCTCCCGCCCGACGCGGGGCGCGTGACCGTCGGCGGGGTGGACGTGGTGGCGGATCCTGTGGAGGCGAAGCGGCGGTTCGGCTACGTCCCCGAGCATGGGCACGTCTACGAGAGCTTCACCCCGAACGAGTACCTGACGTTCATCGGCCGGATGCACCGGCTGCCGGAGGACACCATCCGCACGCGCGCAGGAGCCCACCTCGCCTTCTGGGAACTCACCGACGCGGCAGACCGCTCGATGACGGGCTTCTCGAAGGGCATGAAGCAGAAGGTGCTCCTCTCGGCGGCGCTCCTCCACGACCCGCCGGTGCTGCTGCTCGACGAGCCGCTCGGCGGCCTCGACGCGCACGCGGTCCTCCAGACGCGCGCGCTCCTCCGCACGCTGGCCGCACGCGGGCGCACCATCTTCTACTCATCGCACCTGCTGGACGCGGTCGAGAAGGTGGCCGATCTCGTGGTCGTCATCCGCGACGGCACCATCCTGCAGACGGGCTCGCCGGAGGAGATCACGGCGTCCGGCGGCGGCGGCTCGCTGGAGGACGCCTTCGGCAAGCTGACGGCCGCGGCCGATGCCTACGACGAGTCCGAGAAACTGGTCGCCGCGGCGTTCGGGTAG
- a CDS encoding tryptophan-rich sensory protein: MRGLPRQIAVVLAVLVNLILNGLAGAGLLFGVETGAVSNAAPTPITPPGWAFSIWSVIFAGVLVTAVWQALPAQRDARYDRFALPFVVANLLNGFWQIPWLTGRFGIAAVVIIGILVALVVTYLRLDRMDLRGAERWALGVPTALWMAWLSVATPLNLTILLIDLGWTSDAVLWPVLVIAAVTAVGAWLLTRTADLAAALVLLWAFAAIATQSSGLLLGTMIAAGVVVLGALFVGSRRHSLWPTAHA, from the coding sequence ATGCGCGGACTCCCTCGCCAGATCGCCGTCGTCCTGGCCGTTCTGGTCAACCTGATCCTCAACGGCCTCGCTGGCGCGGGCCTCCTGTTCGGCGTCGAGACCGGCGCCGTCTCGAACGCCGCGCCGACGCCGATCACGCCGCCCGGCTGGGCGTTCTCGATCTGGTCGGTCATCTTCGCAGGCGTGCTGGTGACGGCCGTGTGGCAGGCGCTCCCCGCGCAACGGGACGCCCGGTACGACCGGTTCGCGCTGCCCTTCGTCGTCGCCAACCTGCTCAACGGGTTCTGGCAGATCCCGTGGCTGACGGGCCGTTTCGGGATCGCGGCCGTCGTCATCATCGGCATCCTGGTGGCGCTCGTCGTGACCTACCTGCGCCTGGACCGGATGGACCTGCGCGGCGCCGAGCGCTGGGCCCTCGGCGTGCCGACGGCCCTGTGGATGGCCTGGCTCTCCGTCGCGACGCCCCTCAACCTGACCATCCTGCTCATCGACCTCGGCTGGACCTCGGACGCGGTGCTGTGGCCCGTGCTCGTGATCGCGGCGGTCACGGCCGTCGGCGCATGGCTACTGACGCGGACGGCGGACCTGGCGGCGGCGCTCGTGCTGCTGTGGGCGTTCGCGGCCATCGCCACGCAGTCGAGCGGCCTCCTGCTGGGTACGATGATCGCCGCTGGCGTCGTCGTGCTGGGCGCGCTGTTCGTCGGATCCCGCCGCCACTCGCTGTGGCCCACCGCCCATGCCTGA
- a CDS encoding DUF1801 domain-containing protein — MAENLTQPTDASVPDFLAAVEPARRRDDALRLATIMAEVTGEVPELWGEKIVGYGRYHYTYASGREGDWMRVGFSPQKRHTSLYLMGCDADARAEMLSRLGPHRAGVGCVYVTRLDAVDEEVLREMIAASYTGTAAQAL, encoded by the coding sequence ATGGCCGAGAACCTGACCCAGCCCACCGACGCGTCCGTCCCCGACTTCCTCGCCGCCGTCGAGCCGGCGCGCCGCCGCGACGACGCCCTCCGCCTCGCCACGATCATGGCTGAGGTCACCGGCGAGGTGCCGGAGCTGTGGGGGGAGAAGATCGTCGGCTACGGGCGCTACCACTACACGTATGCGTCGGGGCGCGAGGGCGACTGGATGCGCGTCGGCTTCTCGCCGCAGAAGCGCCATACGTCGCTCTACCTGATGGGCTGCGACGCGGACGCCCGCGCCGAGATGCTGTCTCGGCTCGGTCCCCACCGCGCGGGCGTGGGCTGCGTCTACGTCACCCGGCTGGACGCCGTCGACGAGGAGGTGCTGCGGGAGATGATCGCGGCATCGTACACCGGGACGGCCGCGCAAGCCCTCTGA
- a CDS encoding trans-acting enoyl reductase family protein yields the protein MPFLLYGATGYTGRLIADLAVARGLRPTLAGRSADTLAAVAHSTGLDHVAVGLDDPAALDRALADHPLVLHAAGPFSRTSAPMIEACLRTRTHYLDVTGEIAVFEALAARDAEAQEAGITVLPGTGFDVVPTDCLALHLKTRLPTATTLKLAIRALSSASHGTAQTAVENLGAGGAMRRDGRIVSVPAAHDTVEATFADGKTRPCVAIPWGDVSTAFHSTGIPTITTYAAFPASTVRVMKASRVLGPVLQSSPVQSLLRALVARTVTGPTEADRQRGASHVWGEATDDAGRQAVATWAGPEGYAFTADAALRSALAVLDGRTEAGFQTPSSAFGADFALEMDGTRREDG from the coding sequence ATGCCTTTTCTCCTCTACGGCGCCACCGGCTACACGGGCCGCCTGATCGCCGACCTCGCCGTCGCGCGCGGCCTCCGCCCCACCCTCGCGGGCCGCAGCGCCGACACGCTCGCCGCCGTGGCCCACTCCACCGGCCTCGACCATGTCGCCGTCGGCCTCGACGACCCGGCCGCGCTCGACCGCGCCCTCGCGGATCACCCTCTCGTGCTCCACGCCGCGGGTCCATTCTCTCGCACGTCCGCTCCGATGATCGAGGCCTGCCTTCGCACCCGCACCCACTACCTCGACGTGACCGGCGAGATCGCGGTGTTCGAGGCGCTCGCGGCGCGCGACGCCGAGGCGCAGGAGGCGGGCATCACGGTCCTCCCCGGCACCGGCTTCGACGTGGTGCCGACGGACTGCCTCGCGCTCCACCTCAAGACCCGACTGCCGACGGCGACGACGCTGAAGCTGGCCATCCGCGCGCTGTCGTCGGCCTCACACGGGACGGCCCAGACGGCGGTCGAGAACCTCGGCGCGGGGGGCGCGATGCGGCGCGACGGACGCATCGTATCGGTCCCGGCGGCGCACGACACCGTCGAGGCCACGTTCGCAGACGGAAAGACGCGGCCGTGCGTCGCCATCCCCTGGGGCGACGTGAGCACGGCGTTTCACTCGACCGGCATCCCGACCATCACGACGTACGCGGCCTTCCCGGCGTCGACCGTCCGCGTGATGAAGGCGAGCCGTGTCCTCGGCCCGGTGCTTCAGTCCTCCCCGGTGCAGTCTCTGCTGAGGGCGCTCGTGGCGAGGACGGTCACCGGTCCCACCGAGGCCGACCGCCAGCGCGGCGCCTCGCATGTCTGGGGCGAGGCCACCGACGACGCCGGTCGCCAGGCCGTCGCCACCTGGGCCGGGCCGGAGGGCTACGCCTTCACAGCCGACGCGGCGCTCCGCTCGGCGCTCGCGGTCCTCGACGGCCGCACCGAGGCGGGATTCCAGACGCCGTCGTCGGCCTTCGGGGCCGACTTTGCCCTGGAGATGGACGGCACTCGCCGCGAGGACGGGTAG
- a CDS encoding endonuclease/exonuclease/phosphatase family protein — MSSLSLRRLALCLIAGLACLPAASQVLDGPAARIVHDGRFEDWAAIAPVATDPDDQPAGAVDLQALAITNDEQFLRLRIAFADVVQLQENNDLVLHIDTDADATTGQPVSGIGADLSFAFGSRSGTVVVDGSSIAVRHAPLRLSWAPTFSAPEFEVEIALDAVVGGAPVFPGDQILVALATSTGERLPQAEPGAAYTIDRATALPAYDGPTLDRSPESVRLMSYNVLRDNIFAGAAREAFFRLVRAIGPDVVAFQEIYDHSGAEAAALVAEALGGTWYSGDAGSDNLLVSRWPVTLERDLGGNSAFVVQTPAEWNHDLLLVNAHTPCCNNEDGRLDETDRYMQFVRQVKEGSIPGIAPDTPFAIVGDLNMVGTDRPLRTMLTGDLVDNARYGPDFAPDLDGTDLTDALPLHLGAPAAFTWYDAGSSFPAGRLDFIVYTDNALAMGNAFVLFTPHLSDEALEAAGLLATDTGTASDHLPVVADFVSIRYQAATPEAPQQVTVRVAPNPFSARAVVSIHQPRPGPVTVEVYDVLGRRVAVPFDGRLAAGSQQVPLDASALAPGVYLYRVTTADGVAGGTLVRR, encoded by the coding sequence GTGTCCTCCCTGTCTCTCCGTCGTCTCGCGCTGTGTCTCATCGCCGGGTTGGCCTGTCTTCCGGCGGCCTCCCAGGTGCTCGATGGCCCGGCCGCGCGCATCGTCCACGACGGCCGGTTCGAGGACTGGGCCGCCATCGCGCCCGTCGCCACCGACCCGGACGATCAACCGGCGGGCGCGGTCGACCTGCAGGCCCTCGCAATCACGAACGACGAGCAGTTCCTGCGCCTCCGGATCGCGTTCGCCGACGTGGTGCAGCTCCAGGAGAACAACGACCTCGTCCTCCACATCGACACCGACGCGGACGCGACGACCGGCCAGCCGGTCTCCGGCATCGGGGCCGACCTCTCCTTCGCCTTCGGGTCGCGCTCGGGCACGGTGGTGGTAGACGGGAGCAGCATCGCGGTGCGGCACGCCCCGCTCCGCCTCTCCTGGGCGCCGACGTTCTCGGCGCCGGAGTTCGAGGTCGAGATCGCCCTCGACGCGGTGGTCGGCGGCGCGCCGGTCTTCCCCGGCGACCAGATTCTGGTGGCCCTGGCGACGAGCACCGGCGAGCGGCTTCCCCAGGCGGAGCCGGGCGCGGCGTACACCATCGACCGGGCGACCGCGCTCCCGGCCTACGATGGGCCCACGCTCGACCGATCCCCCGAGAGCGTCCGCCTGATGAGCTACAACGTGCTCCGCGACAACATCTTCGCGGGCGCCGCGCGGGAGGCGTTCTTCCGCCTCGTCCGCGCCATCGGGCCCGACGTGGTCGCGTTCCAGGAGATCTACGATCACTCGGGGGCCGAGGCCGCGGCCCTCGTCGCGGAGGCGCTGGGTGGCACGTGGTACAGCGGCGACGCGGGGTCGGACAACCTCCTGGTCAGCCGCTGGCCCGTGACGCTGGAGCGCGACCTCGGCGGCAACAGCGCGTTCGTAGTCCAGACGCCGGCGGAGTGGAACCACGACCTGCTGCTCGTCAACGCCCACACGCCGTGCTGCAACAACGAGGACGGGCGCCTCGACGAGACGGACCGCTACATGCAGTTCGTCCGCCAAGTCAAGGAGGGGAGCATCCCCGGCATCGCCCCCGACACGCCGTTCGCCATTGTCGGCGACCTCAACATGGTGGGCACCGACCGCCCGCTGCGGACGATGCTGACCGGCGACCTCGTCGACAACGCGCGCTACGGTCCGGACTTCGCGCCCGACCTCGACGGCACCGACCTCACCGACGCGCTCCCGCTCCACCTCGGCGCGCCCGCGGCCTTCACGTGGTACGACGCGGGAAGCAGCTTCCCGGCCGGGCGGCTGGACTTCATCGTGTACACCGACAACGCGCTGGCGATGGGCAACGCGTTCGTCCTGTTCACCCCGCACCTGTCGGACGAGGCGCTGGAGGCGGCCGGGCTCCTGGCCACCGACACGGGAACGGCCTCCGACCACCTCCCGGTCGTGGCGGACTTCGTCTCGATCCGCTACCAGGCGGCCACGCCGGAGGCCCCGCAGCAGGTCACGGTCCGCGTGGCCCCCAACCCGTTCTCTGCCCGGGCCGTCGTCTCGATCCACCAGCCGCGACCGGGCCCCGTGACCGTCGAGGTGTACGACGTGCTCGGACGCCGCGTCGCGGTCCCCTTCGACGGGCGCCTCGCAGCCGGTTCGCAGCAGGTGCCGCTCGACGCGTCCGCGCTGGCGCCCGGCGTCTACCTGTACCGCGTCACGACCGCCGACGGCGTCGCGGGCGGCACGCTGGTACGTCGGTAG